The Paenibacillus sp. BIC5C1 DNA segment ATCCTATCATTGCCATTATAACTGTACATCACATTCATCCCCACATTATCAGTCACACGTATTACTTCACACACGCCATTCTGTCCACTCATCATATACTTTTCATTCATTCTATTCTTGTCACTTATTCTATTCTGCTCATTCATCATATTCTCTGCATTCGCTTCGCTCAATTCATTCATTTCACGGGTCTGATGCATTTTAATATTGTTCTTCATCATTCCATTAACCTCCACTTTTCTGAATCCAGATCCCACTTCTTCCCCCTGAATCCTCACGGCCCTACATCCCGAGTGTCATTATAGGATATCAAAAAAGTGACGTCTATCGGACCGATGGCGCAGGCGAAAATCCACTCCAGACACAGCAAAAAGAGGCATGAGCCCATGGTCACGCCATAGTCATGCCTCTTCTTGTATCAACCATCTGCCGCTCGTCTAGCCCATCATTTCCGTAGGCAGGTTGACCCGTACAAAAGTTGCGTTGTATTTATTGACATTTATTCAGCCAATTCCAGACCCTTGGTTTCCCGGCCCAGGAACAGCACAGCCGCTGCCCCAATAAGAATGGTCACGAAGAAAATCGTGAAAATCAGGCTGATTGCAACCTCACGCTGAACCAACATACCCACCATTAATGGAGCAAGCACGCCCCCAATTCGGCCTACCGATGTGGCAAGACCCACACCTGTTGAACGAACAGAAGTGGGGTATAATTCCGGACTATATGCGTACAGACCGCCCCAAGCTCCCAGATTGAAGAAGGAAAGACAGATCCCTGCGGTCAGAATCGTCGCTTCCGTTGTTGCCAGTCCAAAAGCAATCGCACTTACTGCTGTCAATGTAAGATAAACGACAAGTACAAATTTGCGGCCAAACCGCTCAATGAAGTACGCCGCCGTGAAGTAACCTGGCAGCTGTGCGATCGTCATAATCAGCACGTACTGAAAGCTTTTGACCAGTGTAAAGCCTTTTGCCATAACAACCGAAGGTAGCCACAAGAACATGCCATAATAAGAGAAAATGACGGTAAACCACAAGATCCAGAGCATCAACGTTGTACGGCGATGAGGTGCTGACCATACCGTCGCAACCTTTTCTCGGAACGTGATTTTCTTAATCTTGGTATTGTTCTTGTAACGAGGTGGGTCCTGAATGGCACGGCGCAGATACAGCGCATAGAACGCCGGAACGGCACCAATGGCAAAAGCAATTCTCCAGCCATATTCCGGGATAACAAAGTTGGCAATGAGTGCTGATACAATCCAGCCACCTGCCCAGAAGCTCTCCAGCAGTACAACTGCACGTCCACGTTCTGCCGTAGGCATCGACTCCGATACCAACGTAGATGCAACGGGCAGCTCCCCGCCGAGGCCAATACCTGCAATCAGACGCAGTACACACAACACGGCGAATCCGGTCGCCAATGCTGACAGGCCACTAGCAATCGTAAATACCAGCAGAGTCCACATCAAAATGGCCTTTCGGCCGAAACGGTCCGCAAGTGCCCCCGCAAGCAATGCACCTAGCGCCATACCGATGGAGTTGATACTCGTAAGCACCCCAACTTGTCCCGGACTGAGACTCCATTCCTTGGCGAGTGCAGCCACGATGAAGGAAATCATGCCGACTTCCATGGCATCAAACAGCCAGCTCATGCCAGCACTGAACAGCAGCTTGCGCTGCTTGGGATTCCGCAATACTTCCAGTTTGCTCATGTCTTATAGCTCCCTTGATCTCTATGTAGTCATTCTGACACTAAACCATTATTATGCAGAATGATCCAGAAATCAATGTAAAATACGCATATCCGTTGATCTTCTTCACATACCTTACCCCTTGAGTGAACCCGCTGTCAGACCTGCAACAAAATAACGCTGAAGCAGAATGAACAGCACGATCATCGGAATAGCCGTTACCAGCACACCGGTGAGCATCATCGGATAGTTTGTCACGTATTCTCCGCGGAACTGCATGAGTGCGAGTGGTAACGTCAGCTTGGACTTACTGCTGAGCATTAGCATCGGAATGAGCAAATCATTCCACACCATCACGAGCAGGAACGTCGCTGTAGCTGCCAAAGAAGGTGCGGCGAGTGGCAAAGCAATCCGCGTGTAGAGTCTCCACTCATTCGCGCCATCCATACTGCCCGCTTCCAGAATTTCCGCATTGAGCATACGCATGAAGCCTGTCAGCATAAATACGGAGACCGGCATCAACATGGCGGCTGATACTACAATGAGTCCTGTCAGACTGTCCGACCACCCGAGCGTACGCGTGAGGGAATAGATCGGCAGCATGCTTACTTGGGAAGGAACGATCAGACCTGCCACAAACAAGGCAAACACGATTTTGCCCACACTGCCGCCCCAGCGAACAATGGCATAAGCAATCATGCTGCTAAGCAGCAGCTCAATCGCAACCGTGCCCAGCGTGACGACCAGACTGTTCCCGAAATACTGCCACATCGGCTGGTTGCGGAACATGCCCGTGAGATTATCCCACGTAAACGGGTCCGGCCAGCTAAATGGACTGATGAAGAAGTTGCTGCTTGTTTTGAACGAAGATACAAATACAAAGTACAGCGGCACGATAATCAATAGGGCGTACACCAATAGGATCAGTCGATTGAACCATTTTAAAACCATATGAACCCCCTCCCTTCTTGTATAAGTCTTTTAGGTCTGTTCAGGCATCGTTCTCATTCAAGTTTTCTGCCCTCGTTTAATCATTCGTTGAACAACTAACATACTCACGATTCACGACTCACCTATCCAAGCACATCTCCATCTGTCTACCCCTTAATAGCTTACCCGGTCGGCACGCAGCGCCTTGAACTGCAATAACGTCAGCAAAGCGAGCAGAACCAGGAAGATCATCGAACCCGCAGAAGCGAGGCCAAATGAGTAGCTGCCAAAGGCGGTATGATAGATATATGTGGTCAAAATTTCAGTAGCATAGTTCGGGCCTCCGTCCGTCATCGTGAAAATGAGATCAAAAGCTTTGAACGATTGAATCGTGGTATAGGCCACGACAATCGTTGCCGAAGGTGCAAGCAGCGGCCAGGTCACGGTACGGAATACCTGCCATTTGCTGCCGCCATCCATACGTGCTGCTTCATACAGCTCCGCCGGAATGCCTTGCAGACCTGCGATAAACACGATCATCATCTGTCCGGCATGTGCCCAGACCTGTACCGCGGCAATGGAGTAGATGGCGATCTTCGGATCACCAATCCAGTTGTGGGCCATGCTCCCCATACCTGCCTCTTTCAATCCATAGTTAATCAGTCCGATCGAAGGATCGTACATAAAAGCCCAGATCAAACCCACCGATACGGAGGACAGAATCGCAGGCAGAAAATAGAGCGCCCGGAGCGCGATGCGTGTCTTTGTGTTACGTACCAGAAGCAGCGCCAGAACAAGTGAAATAAAGGTTTGCGCAATGACAACCGTTAACATGAACTCCACGTTGTTGCCAAAAGCTTTGCGAAACACGATGCTGCTGAGACTGTCCTTGTAATTATCCAGCCCTACAAATGCATACGACGGGGATACCCCGTCCCAATCCGTAAAGGAGTAGAACAGCCCCGTCAATGTAGGAAATACGAACAGTGCAACGTACAGCAGCAACCCGGGTAACAAAAACAGGGATAGCTGAATACGGTTCTTCATCGTTTATTTCCCGATATGCTGATCAATGATCGCCTGTGCCTGCTGCGCTGCCTCTTCAGGAGAAGTGCCGCTCAGTACAGCCTGAATGGAGTTCGTCACTGCTTTCTGGTTATCTCCGTTCAGGATAGTGAACCGTGGCTGGAACACGGTTTTTTTGCTTGCCCAATCTCCGGCAACCTGAAGCTCAGGTGAATCGTACTTCACATCATTCACCGTTACATTCTGTCCCGTCTGGTTGGCATATTCGCCAGCCACTTCCGGACTGCTCAGGAATTCGATGAACTTCTTTGCTTCTTCCGGGTGTTTGGACTTGCTGTTCACCGCGAGCATGAATGTCGTGGTATGAACACCTTCATACTTCGCTTGATCTGCACTTACGGTAATCGGTGCAAGCAGCTTCTGCTCCAGATTCGGATTTTGCAGTTTGTTCTGTGCCAACTGATACGATCCGCTCGCCAGCATGGCTGCTTTCTCCTGGATAAAGAGTGCACCCGCTGCCGGGTCTTTCGTTCCCAGTGCATCCTGTTGGAAGTATCCTTTGTCGTTCAGTTCCTTGATCTGAGTCAATGTTTTCACCCAAAACTCATCCGTCAGTTTGGCCTCTCCGGCTTCCACTTTGGTAAAAATGTCGTCACTCGGTGCATTGTTCATCACCATCGTATTCATGAATTGGCCCGGACCAATATCCGCTCCGGCAAATGCAATCGGAATGATGCCGTTGTCTTTCAGCGTCTGGCAAAGTGCCAGAAAGCCTTCCCAATCTGTCGGAGGAGTCAGTCCGTATTTTTCAAACAGCTTCACATTATAGATTGGATCGTTATATACGAGTTGATAGGGAATTGCATATTGCTTGCCATCGTGCTGGCCTGCTTCAATCAGCTTAGTATTGTAGGCCGAGAGAAACGACGATCCGGTCAGATCGGTGAACAATCCGGCTTTGGTGAAGGCTTCGAACTGTGCACCAGGGAAGGAAGCAAATACATCCCCGACCGAACCGTCACTGATTTTGGATTGTACAGTGGATTGATATTGGTCCGAAGGAAGCGTCTGCATTTCCACATGGATGTTCGGATTTTCCTTTTCAAACGCATCAATGGTCTTGTTCAGTGCTTCCACATCCTCTCCACGCCAGTGCATGAAGCTGATTGTTACTTTGCCCGAACCGGAGGAGTCGTTCCCTCCTGATGCCGCGTTATCCCCGCCGCCGCAGGCAGACAGCAGGATGGACAACACCAGCATGCTGACAAGGGGCAGGATATATTTTTGTTTTTTTCTCATGAAAGAAGACCTCCTGAAGGATGATTAATGTAAGTTGCACGAATGTTTTTTACACTGGATACTCCGAGTGCAGTACCATCTTCCGATCGCTGTTATCCCCGAATTTCTTTGAATCATCTCTAGAAATGGTTAAAATCCGGGGATAAAGGCGAGCGCTTCGCTTCTTCAGATCGGTTCTGCCCTCTCCGTTAAAGTGTAAAAAAAGGGGCCCTTACTTAGATTTGGTAGTAACTTAGTTCGTAGTAACTGAATGCTCCTTCTGTCTTGTTTTCCACTTCTCACGAATGATGGGCATAACCGTGCGGCCAAAAATTTCGGCTTCTTCCAGATGTGGATAACCGGACAAAATAAATGTGGTCACGCCCAGATCCCCATATTCCATCAATCGTTCTGCAACCTGTTCCGCTGTACCCACAATGAGGATCGCTCCGCCGGAACGTACGACGGATAACCCTGTCCACAGATTGGGACCTACGACGAACTGCTGTTTCTCGGACAGTTCCCGCAGCTCATTCTGTCTGCGTTGGTTGGTTGCATCCGTCTCTGCGAAGGCTGCTTTGGCTTTTTCAATCGCTTCAGGTGGGACTTTGCTAATAATCTCCCAAGCCGCCGCCCATGCTTCTTCTTCCGTATCCCGGATGAGTACTTGTGCCCGCATGCCGTAACGCAACTGGCCATCTTGTCCGGTTTCCTCTTTGATCTGTTCGCGAATGACTTCAATTTCTTCGATCTGCTCCTGAATCCAGTCATGAGGCTCGCCCCACATGAGGAATGTATCTGCGTGTTCAACAGCGACCCGTTTGGCAATCGGTGAACTTCCACCCAGGTAGAACGGCGGATACGGCTTTTGCACCGTTTCAGGCATGCCTACCGGACCTTTGAAATTGTAATACTTACCATTAAACTCCGATTTGTCTTCGGATGCTTCCTGATTCGACTGAGCACCACTTCCGGCAAACTCGGTCAGATTGAGCCCGGCCGATTGTGTCCATGAACGCTTCATCACTTCCATGTACTCGCTCGCCCGTTCATAACGTTCATCATGGGCATGAGCCAATGGATCTCCCAGTTCCTCCAAATCCCGAACCGAGCTGCCTGTCACCACATTGATCATGGCACGACCGCCAGACAGTTGATCCAGTGCCGCTCCCATTCGTGCCGCCAATACAGGGGTGACCAGACCTGGGCGAATGGCCACAAGCGGACGCAGTGTTTTCGTGTGACTCATGACAGCCGAACCCACAACCCACGCATCCAGACAGGCTCCACCTGTCGGAATCAATACAAATTCAAAACCTGCCGTCTCCGCTGTCTGCGCCACTTGAACCAAATAATCCAGACTCGGCTCCCGCTCCGGGGCAACCCCTACATACTTTCCGTCTCCTGCTGTAGGCAAAAACCAACCAAACTTCATTTCTTCCTGTTCGCTCATGCAAGTCAATCCCTTCTATGAATAAATAAAGTCTCATGATTAAAATAAGATCGGTGTTGTGCACATTGGCCGTTCCGGTTACGAATCGTTCTTTCGATCACTGTTATCTCCAGATTTTCTTTTATCTCTTTTTCAAGGGTAAAATCCGGAGATAGCTTATGCTTCCGATGTAGCTTTCTCTCAGAAAGCTTTCAGGTGAACGCGTTGCTTCTTCAGAATCGATTTCGTCCCCTCCACTACGTTCGCACTCGTTAACCTTATTTTTAAAGTGCGCCTAATTTCTAATCATTTTATAAGTACGTTTACATCCAAATGCCGATTAATTAACTTGGTTTAATAGGTATGGACATCATAACAATTGATTTGTCTGTGATCAATGTCATTTCGCGGTAATTTTATTTTGTCATTTTGTGGTGAATTCACAGGAATAGGTCTTCTCGATCTTGAATATTTACAAAACCCACCTGTATAATAGGTTATAAGAGAAACTTTCAGAGATTACAAACTATACTTATATTAAAGAGGTGTTCCTGATGATCGAGAGCATGAAGGAGGACCACCACGAGTTTTTGGATATTATTTTTTTTACTCCGTCTGAATTCGAGAAAGCCGGTGGAGCTTGGCCGATTCGAATTGGCCGTAATATAGCCAAGAGCAATTATCATATTGGCCCTCGAACGACGCCTTTTCATTATTTGATTTTTGTTCTGGAGGGCGAGGGAACGTTCATCCAGAACGGACATCGTTATTCCCTGCGTGCCCGTGATGCTTTCTGCCTGTATCCACAGGTTACCCATGAGTACTGGTCCGACCCGAAGGAATCTTTGCACAAAATTTTCATTGCCTTTGATGGAAAACATGCAGCTGAACTTTTGGCACGAATCGGGCTTACGCCGGACGCGCCGCATCGTTCAGGTGTACTCACGCCGGAGACGGCAAGTGGCATGCGTGCTTTTATGGAAGAGGTTCGCAAACCTCAGGGAGGCGCAAGCGACCTGGGACGACTTACCCGTTTTCTCGGATTGTTTGACCGCATTGCCAAATCCCCCACTACCCGAGTGCTTCAACCAGACACTGCTACACCATGGCTGCAAAAGGGCAAGGAGTACATGGATATTCACTTTGCCGGCGGTATTACCGTGGAAGGTGTATCTTCACACGCAGGCGTGGATCGGACCCATTTTGCCAAACAATTCCGCAAAGCCTACGGCCTGTCCCCTGTCCAATACATTCAACGTCTGAAAATGAATCAGGCCAAACGACTGCTTGTTCAGACCCCGTTAACGTTAACTGAAGTAGCGCACTCGGTCGGTTACCCTGACCTGTTCTCCTTCTCCAAAGCATTCAAAAAGCAGGTCGGTCTTCCACCCAACCGCTATCGAACGGCCGAGAACAACAAAAACAAAAACTGATTTATCGCCAAGCCGCAAGCTATGAATAGCAAAAAAGGCAAGCCTCCCTGACGGAGACTTGCCTTTTCTCTCTTACAATTCACAACGATCTTTCCATTAACCACATGCACCTGTTACTTCTTCTCCTCGCTCTTTCTAGCCAGCGGAATTCCATTTTCCTTTGCATACCATGCCTCATAATGATGCACTGCGACACCTGCAAAAGAGGAATGAGAAGCACCGAGATCAAACACTTTCTTCATTTCTTCGTCCATGTTGGTGATGGATTTGCTGAAAAAGGTTAGATGATCGCCCTCATGTGTATCTGCAAGCTCGGCTCCAACCCATACCTTCTTGCCAAGCTCATCCGCTTCGTCCAACTCTTCCTTGGACAGATCATACATCTGCTGACCACTATCCCGATAGGCCATAATAGCCACCGCATCAAAATGGTCAATCACCCAGCGGCTGAATGTACCTCCGCCTTCTGCCGACTCGCGTGCATCCAGCCAGAAAGGGATTGCGGCGCTCATGTAGAGCCCGGCACCCTTACCAGCTTTGGTCCAGGCCTTCATGTTGTCGCTCCACTCCGCAATAACGCTATTCTGCTCGTCCTCCCAGCGTTTTAACTGATAAGGCTCCACATCCAGCTGAATTCCCTCAAAGCGTTCCTTTTTGGCTGAAGCTGCATTATATGCCCGTACTTTTTCAATAAACGCAAGTCCCTCTTCCCGCTTCTCCGTATAGGCCCAGTCTGCATGACCATTAAGGGCATGTACTTCGATCTCAGCCTGGCTCGCAGCCGCGATGAATTTGCGGTATGTCGCATCGGTTACCTCATCCTGAATTTGCAAGAAAATGGTATCCACGCCCTGCGCTTTGGAGAAGGAGATAATCTCAGGCGTCTGCTCTGCAATAATGGAAGCGTCCCACAGCCAGGTCGCCTTATGTTCCTCATGTGAAAACCATTTGAGTAGCCAGGGCAGAAGAAGCAGGCAGAACAGCAGGGCCAAGATGGCCCATTTTGCCTTCACCGTCAATTTGCCCCACTTGTTCGTTAGATTCCTCAGACGAGCAACGCTTCACTTGGCTCAAGCACAGGGTGCTGTACCGAATGACCAATCTTGTAAATGTGCGGATGTGTATACGTTTTGAACGCATTACGTGTATCCAGAATCGGCACACCCATCTCGGCAATATCAAAGTAAGGCAAATCGCTGTGGTTGGTGATCAGCACGATGCAATCGTACTTCTTGAACTGTTCCAGATTGAACGCTTCGCTATAAACCGTCTCGCCATGTTTGTCCCGGAACGATTCAGCATGTGGATCATAATAGCTG contains these protein-coding regions:
- a CDS encoding MFS transporter, whose translation is MSKLEVLRNPKQRKLLFSAGMSWLFDAMEVGMISFIVAALAKEWSLSPGQVGVLTSINSIGMALGALLAGALADRFGRKAILMWTLLVFTIASGLSALATGFAVLCVLRLIAGIGLGGELPVASTLVSESMPTAERGRAVVLLESFWAGGWIVSALIANFVIPEYGWRIAFAIGAVPAFYALYLRRAIQDPPRYKNNTKIKKITFREKVATVWSAPHRRTTLMLWILWFTVIFSYYGMFLWLPSVVMAKGFTLVKSFQYVLIMTIAQLPGYFTAAYFIERFGRKFVLVVYLTLTAVSAIAFGLATTEATILTAGICLSFFNLGAWGGLYAYSPELYPTSVRSTGVGLATSVGRIGGVLAPLMVGMLVQREVAISLIFTIFFVTILIGAAAVLFLGRETKGLELAE
- a CDS encoding carbohydrate ABC transporter permease, coding for MVLKWFNRLILLVYALLIIVPLYFVFVSSFKTSSNFFISPFSWPDPFTWDNLTGMFRNQPMWQYFGNSLVVTLGTVAIELLLSSMIAYAIVRWGGSVGKIVFALFVAGLIVPSQVSMLPIYSLTRTLGWSDSLTGLIVVSAAMLMPVSVFMLTGFMRMLNAEILEAGSMDGANEWRLYTRIALPLAAPSLAATATFLLVMVWNDLLIPMLMLSSKSKLTLPLALMQFRGEYVTNYPMMLTGVLVTAIPMIVLFILLQRYFVAGLTAGSLKG
- a CDS encoding sugar ABC transporter permease, coding for MKNRIQLSLFLLPGLLLYVALFVFPTLTGLFYSFTDWDGVSPSYAFVGLDNYKDSLSSIVFRKAFGNNVEFMLTVVIAQTFISLVLALLLVRNTKTRIALRALYFLPAILSSVSVGLIWAFMYDPSIGLINYGLKEAGMGSMAHNWIGDPKIAIYSIAAVQVWAHAGQMMIVFIAGLQGIPAELYEAARMDGGSKWQVFRTVTWPLLAPSATIVVAYTTIQSFKAFDLIFTMTDGGPNYATEILTTYIYHTAFGSYSFGLASAGSMIFLVLLALLTLLQFKALRADRVSY
- a CDS encoding ABC transporter substrate-binding protein, giving the protein MRKKQKYILPLVSMLVLSILLSACGGGDNAASGGNDSSGSGKVTISFMHWRGEDVEALNKTIDAFEKENPNIHVEMQTLPSDQYQSTVQSKISDGSVGDVFASFPGAQFEAFTKAGLFTDLTGSSFLSAYNTKLIEAGQHDGKQYAIPYQLVYNDPIYNVKLFEKYGLTPPTDWEGFLALCQTLKDNGIIPIAFAGADIGPGQFMNTMVMNNAPSDDIFTKVEAGEAKLTDEFWVKTLTQIKELNDKGYFQQDALGTKDPAAGALFIQEKAAMLASGSYQLAQNKLQNPNLEQKLLAPITVSADQAKYEGVHTTTFMLAVNSKSKHPEEAKKFIEFLSSPEVAGEYANQTGQNVTVNDVKYDSPELQVAGDWASKKTVFQPRFTILNGDNQKAVTNSIQAVLSGTSPEEAAQQAQAIIDQHIGK
- a CDS encoding LLM class flavin-dependent oxidoreductase, yielding MSEQEEMKFGWFLPTAGDGKYVGVAPEREPSLDYLVQVAQTAETAGFEFVLIPTGGACLDAWVVGSAVMSHTKTLRPLVAIRPGLVTPVLAARMGAALDQLSGGRAMINVVTGSSVRDLEELGDPLAHAHDERYERASEYMEVMKRSWTQSAGLNLTEFAGSGAQSNQEASEDKSEFNGKYYNFKGPVGMPETVQKPYPPFYLGGSSPIAKRVAVEHADTFLMWGEPHDWIQEQIEEIEVIREQIKEETGQDGQLRYGMRAQVLIRDTEEEAWAAAWEIISKVPPEAIEKAKAAFAETDATNQRRQNELRELSEKQQFVVGPNLWTGLSVVRSGGAILIVGTAEQVAERLMEYGDLGVTTFILSGYPHLEEAEIFGRTVMPIIREKWKTRQKEHSVTTN
- a CDS encoding helix-turn-helix transcriptional regulator, which translates into the protein MIESMKEDHHEFLDIIFFTPSEFEKAGGAWPIRIGRNIAKSNYHIGPRTTPFHYLIFVLEGEGTFIQNGHRYSLRARDAFCLYPQVTHEYWSDPKESLHKIFIAFDGKHAAELLARIGLTPDAPHRSGVLTPETASGMRAFMEEVRKPQGGASDLGRLTRFLGLFDRIAKSPTTRVLQPDTATPWLQKGKEYMDIHFAGGITVEGVSSHAGVDRTHFAKQFRKAYGLSPVQYIQRLKMNQAKRLLVQTPLTLTEVAHSVGYPDLFSFSKAFKKQVGLPPNRYRTAENNKNKN